A region of the Cupriavidus metallidurans CH34 genome:
CAGCGGAAGATAGATCTCATGCGAAGCGGGGTCGACGGCGAGGCTGTGCGCATTCGCTCCGACAAAGCCTTCCGCGACCTTTGTCACGTCTGTAGCTGTGACCTTGAAAACCGACAGCACGCCTGACTCGCTTGCCACATACACCTGGCCAAGATCTTCGTCATAACCCAGCACATCCGGCTCCCCGCCGACGCCGAAATTTGCGACGATCCGTTTGGCTTCCAAATCCATTACTAGCAAGCGATCAATGCCCTCACAGACGATGAACGCTAGCCGGAACTTCGGCACGATTAGCAACCCGTGGTTGCCTTCTGCTCCCGGCAGCGCGATGCGATCCAAGACTCTGTCAGTCTGCGGATCAATCTCGGCCAGAGACTGGCGACCCTGGACGTTCACGAAGATGTGTTTTGAGACGGGGTCGTACTGCGTGTTCCCGACGGCTCCGCCTAACTCAATGGTAGCCACACGCCGGTTAGTGCGGACGTCGATCACGGTTTCGGTGTTGCCATGCTCGTCAGAGACATACAGCTTGCCAACCTCTGGCGCATAGGCGATCCCGTCAGGATACTTGCCGCCTGGGATGCGGGCTACGATCTTAAATGTGGATGCATCGATTGCCACGACCTCATCGGTTCCGGTTGCCGACGCGTACACGCGATTGAGCTCGGGAATGGCGAGCGTTCCATGCACATGGCCCACGTTGGATATGGTTGCCGCAATGGTCTTCGTCTTGGTGTCCATCACGACGATCTCGCTATCACCGAGATGCGCAATGAATAGCTTGGAACGGGTCGGGTCGAGGCTGAGATAGTCCCATCGGGTCTTCCCACCCGGCAATCGAAAGTCGCCTACGTGTTGCAGCGGCAAGGCGCGAGAAGGCATCGTCGTCGTACCGGACAGGCAGGGAGCTGGGTCGAGCAACATAGCAAACAAGAGTGCCAAAACGGATAGGCCGTGGTATCGCAGCGATTGCTGTTCTCGCGGGGTGCGCCTTGTGAACATAGAGATGCTCCAGAGCCTATGGTTTATGCACGCCAGCCTG
Encoded here:
- a CDS encoding YncE family protein: MFTRRTPREQQSLRYHGLSVLALLFAMLLDPAPCLSGTTTMPSRALPLQHVGDFRLPGGKTRWDYLSLDPTRSKLFIAHLGDSEIVVMDTKTKTIAATISNVGHVHGTLAIPELNRVYASATGTDEVVAIDASTFKIVARIPGGKYPDGIAYAPEVGKLYVSDEHGNTETVIDVRTNRRVATIELGGAVGNTQYDPVSKHIFVNVQGRQSLAEIDPQTDRVLDRIALPGAEGNHGLLIVPKFRLAFIVCEGIDRLLVMDLEAKRIVANFGVGGEPDVLGYDEDLGQVYVASESGVLSVFKVTATDVTKVAEGFVGANAHSLAVDPASHEIYLPLKNADHHPAMRVMRP